The nucleotide sequence AATCGACGTGGTGGAGCAGGTGAGCAAAGCCTACTACAGCACGCTGGTGGCCCGCGAGCGGCTGCAGCTGCTTTCGCGCAACGTGCAGCGCCTCGACACCATTCTGTACCAGACCAACGAAACCTTCAAGGCGGGTTTCGCCGAGAAGCTGGACGTGCAGCGCCTGCAGGTGCAGCGCAACAACCTGGTAGTGGAGCAGCAGAAAGCCAGCCGCCTCACCGAGCTGAGCGTGGCGCTGCTGAAGTTTCAGATGGGCCTGCCGCAAACTCAGGAAGTACAGCTTTCGGACTCGCTCGGGGCGGCCGTGGTCGATGCCGGGGCTTTGCGCCAGCGTCTGGGCGTGGCCAGCGCCACCACTGGCGGCGGCGTAACCGGCCTGGGCGGCGTACCCACCGGCACGGCTCCGACCTCCGGCAACACCGACGCCCAGCGCCAGCAGGACCAGCAGACGGCCCTCAGCGGGGCGCGCACCGGCCAGTTGGCCGCGGCTTTCAACTACAACAACCGCATCGAGTTCAGCACCCTGGAAACCCAGCAGGCCCTGGCTGGCCTGGATCTGGCCAACCGCCGGGCCGGCGCCTACCCGCGCCTGCTGGCTACGGCCGCCTATGGCTTCTCGGGCTCCGCTAAGAATCCCGGCGACCTGTTCGCCTTCCGCGGGCCTGATTCGCGGTCTGGCAACGGCTTCCCCAACCAGAACTGGTTTGGGTTCGGCAACGTGGGCCTGAGTTTGCAGATTCCGGTGTTTGACGGCTTCCGCCGCAAGTACCAGGTGCAGCAGGCCCGCATTCAGCAGCAGACCATCGAGAAAGGCTTCGAGACCCTGCGTCAGAGCATCGATTTACAGGATGCCCAGAGCCGTACCACGCTCATCAACGCCCTGGACGTGCTGGACAATCAGAAAGCCAACCTCGACCTGGCCGCCGACGTGGCCCGGGTGTCGCGCATCAAGTTTCAGGAGGGCGTGGGCTCGAACCTGGAAGTGGTGACGGCCGAAACCGAGCTGCGCTCGGCCCAAACCAACTACTACGCCGCCCTCTACGACGTGCTGGTAGCCAAAGTGGACCGCGACAAAGCCACCGGCGAGCTGTACAGCCAGGCCCGGAAATAAGGAGCCAGAAGTCAGAAGCTAAGAGCTAGAAGCTTCTGACCCGGCCGCGTACCCATGTTCTAGCTCCTCACTCCTTCGCTACTATCTTCCTCCAACGATGAAATCGTTTACTTCTGCCTTTCTGCTGACCCTGGGGCTGCTGACCGCCTGCGGCGGCGAAAAAGATCCTCAGGCCGAACTGGCCAAGCTGAAAAAAGAGCAGGCTGCCAACCAGGCCAAAATTGCCGAGCTGGAAGCCAAGTCCGGTGCCAAGGCCGAAGGGGCCGCCGCTCAGACCACGCCCGTTTCGGTGATTAAAGTGGCCCCCGAGAGCTTCAAGAGCTACCTGGAGCTGCAGGGCCGCGTGGACTTCGACCAGAACGCCAACGTATCCGCCCGCGCCGCCGGCACCCTCACCAGCCTGCGCGTGCAGCGCGGCGACCGGGTGAGCAAGGGCCAGACCCTGGCCACCGTGGACGCCAGCATCCTCGACGCCAGCATTGCCGAGCTGCGCACCCGCATGGATTTGGCCCGCGTAGTGTACGAGAAGCAGAGCCGCCTCTGGAAGCAGGAAATCGGTACCGAAATCCAGTACCTGCAGGCCAAAAACAACTACCAGGCTCTGCAGCGCAACCTGGCTACGCTCAACCAGCAGCGTGCCCTCTACACCGTGGTGGCCCCGTTCTCGGGTACCGTGGATGACGTGCTGCCCAAGCTGGGCGAAACCGTAGCCCCCGGCGCGCCCGTGGTGAAGCTCATCAGCAGCAGCGGTACCGGCAAGATTCTGGCCGATGTATCGGAAGCCTACGCCTCCCGCATCAAAGCCGGCGACCAGGCCCTGGTAACCATTCCGGACCTGGGTGGCGAGGAGCTGCCCGCCACGGTGCGGGTAGTATCCAGCACCATCAACCCCACCAGCCGCACCTTCACCACGGAGCTGCGCCTGAGCGGCAGCAAGGCCGGGCAGCTGCGCCCCAACATGGTGGCCAACGTGCGCATCCAGAACTACGCCCGCCAGAGCGCCACGGTGCTGCCCGTGGACTTGGTGCAGAAAGACGAGCAGAACAGCTACGTGCTGGTGGTGAGCGACAAAGGCGGCAAGAAAGTGGCCGCCAAGCGCATCATCCAGACCGGCCAGACCTACAACGGCAAGGTGGAAGTAACCGGCGGCCTCCAGGCCGGCGACCAGGTGATTTCGGCCGGCTACCAGACCCTGAACGAAGGCCAGCTGGTGACGCTGTAGGCGTTGCACAAACCGCCAAAACCCCAACAATATGCAGGATCTAGAGAAAGAGTTTGGGCCGACCAGTTGGTCGATTAATAACAAAACCAGCATCTACATCATCACGGTGCTGCTGTGCGTGGCGGGGATTTTTGCCTACATCAAGCTGGGCAAGGAGAAATTCCCCGACATCGTGATTCCGCGGATTATCGTGGCCACTATTTACCCCGGTACTTCGCCGGCGGATATCGAAAACCTGGTGACGCGCCAGCTCGAAAAGGAGCTGAAAAGCGTGAACGGGGTGAAGAAAATCAACTCCACTTCCAACCAGGACTACTGTATCGTCGACATCGAGTTCAACTCGAACGTGGACGTGCAGTACGCCAAGCAGCTGGTGAAGGACGCCGTGGACAAGGCCGCGCCCGAGCTGCCCAACGATTTGCCCTCGCCGCCTACGGTGAAGGAAATCAACATCTCGGAGCAGCCCATCATGTTTGTGAACCTGAGCGGCAACCTGCCCGCCGTGCAGCTCAAAAAGTACGCCGACGACTTCCAGGATAAGATTGAGGCCCTGCCCGAAATCACCCGCGTGGACATCGTAGGCGCCCTCGACCAGCAGGTGAACGTGGACGTGGACCTGAACAAGCTGCGGGCCTCGCGCCTGGGCTTCTCCGACATCAGCAACGCCATTGCCCGCGAAAACGTGACCATTTCGGGTGGCTCCATTGATGTGGGCTCCCAGAAGCGGGCCGTGCGCGTGGCCGGCCAGTACGTGCGCGCCGAAGACATTGCCGACATCCAGGTGAAGAACCTCAACGGCGCGGCCGTGCGCCTCGGCGACATTGCCACCGTGCAGGACGGCTTCAAGGACCGGGAATCCTACGCCCGCCTCGATGGCAAGCCCGCCATTACCCTGAACGTGGTGAAGCGCCAGGGCGAAAACCTGATTGATGCCTCCGACAAAATCAAGGCGCTGGTAGCTGAGTCCGAGAAAACGCTGCCCCGGGAGCTGAAGGTGACCATCACCGGGGACAGCTCCAACGACACCCGCGTAACCCTCCACGACCTGATCAACACCATCGTTATCGGCTTCCTGCTGGTAACGGCCATCCTGCTGTTCTTCATGGGCACCACCAACGCCATGTTCGTGGGCCTTTCGGTGCCGATTTCGATGTTCCTGGCCTTCCTGATTATTCCGGGCTTCGATTTCTCGCTGAACATGATTGTGCTCTTCGCCTTCCTGCTGGCCCTAGGCATTGTGGTGGACGACGCCATTGTGGTAATCGAAAACACCCACCGCCTGCTGCACGAGCACCCCGAGCTGAGCACCGAAAAGGCCGCCAAATTCGCGGCTGGCGAGGTATTCGTGCCCGTACTGGCCGGTACGCTCACCACGGTGGCGCCCTTCGTGCCGCTGATGTTCTGGCCCGGCATTGTGGGCTCGTTCATGTACTACCTGCCCGTCACGCTCATCATCACCCTGATGTCGTCGTTGGTGGTGGCCTTCATCATGAACCCGGTGTTTGCCGTGAGCTTCATGGAGCGCGAGGAGCACTTCGAGGAAGACCTGCACAGCAAACCCAAGCTCACCAAAGGCCTCAAAATTGCCGTGGGCGTGCTGGTGGTGCTGGGCATCCTGTTCAACGTGCTGGCCCTGGGCGCGACGCCCGAGGTAGGCCCCGACGGCGAAACCAGCGGCCTGATTGGGCACTTCGTGGGCAACATCTGCCTGGCCCTGGCCGGCTTCATCCTGCTCGACAAGTTTGTGCTGGTGAAGATGATTGCCTGGTTCCAGACCCGCGCGCTGCCCAAGTTCCAGAACGGCTACGCCAGCCTGGTGCGCTGGTCCATCAACCACCCGGCTTTGGTGATGATCAGCGTAGTGGTGCTGTTCCTGGGCTCGTTTGTGGCCATCGGCATGCGCGGCCCGAAGATTGACTTCTTCCCCAAAGGCGACCCGAAATTCATCTATACCTACCTGAAAATGCCGGTGGGTACCCGCGTGGAAATCACCGACTCCATCACCAAAGTGCTGGAAAACCGCATCTACGGCGTCATTGGCCGCCAAAACCCCGACGTGGAATCGGTGATTACCAACGTGGCCATCGGTGCCGGCGACCCGAGCGACGCCTCGTCGTCGAGCGGCACGGCTATGTCGAACATGGGCAAGGTGGCTGTGGCTTTCAAGGAACTAAGCGACCGGACCGGCCCCGCCACCGGCACCTACATGGATAAAATCCGGGAGGTAGTGAAAGGCATTCCCGGCGCCGAAATTTCGGTGGACCAGGAAGCCAGCGGTCCGCCCCAGGCCAAGCCCATTGCCATTGAGGTGATTGGCGACGACTATCCCACGCTGGCCAAGCTCAGCAAAAAGGTAACCCGCTACGTCGATTCGCTCAACATTGGCGGCGTGGAAGCCCTGCGCTCCAACCTGGAGGACCGCAACCCCGAAATTGCCGTGAACATTGACCGGACCCGTGCCAACCGGGAAGGCATCAGCACCGGCCAGATCGGTCTGGAAGTGCGCACGGCCATCTACGGCTCGGAAGCCAGCAAATTCAAGACCTCCGACGACGAGTATCCCGTGCAGGTGCGCTACGCCAAGCCCTATCGCAACGACGTGGACGCCATCATCAACGCTCCACTCACGTTCCGCGACGCTACCGGTGCGGTGCGGCAGGTGCCCATTTCGTCCATTGCCCAGGTAACCTACGGCAGCACCTACGGCGGTATCCGGCGCAAAGACACCAAGCGCGTCATCACCATCAGCTCCAACGTGCTCAACGGCTACACTGGTCCTGATGTAGTGGCTAATATCCGCACCGCGCTCCAGTCGTTCCCCACGCCGGCCGGCTACACCATCAAGATGGGCGGGGCTGAGGAAGACCAGAAGGAAACCACCGACTTCCTGCCCCTGGCCGGCCTCGGGGCCCTGGCTCTCATCTTCCTGATTCTGGTAACGCAGTTCAACTCGTTCAGCAAGCCGGTTATCATCCTCTCCGAAGTGCTGTTCTCCATTGCCGGCGTGTTCTGGGGCCTGGCCATCACGGGCCAGAACATCTCCATTGTGATGACGGGTGTGGGTATCATCGCCTTGGCCGGTATTGTGGTGAAAAACGGGATTCTGCTGGTCGAGTTCATGGACATCCTGCGGGCGCAGGGTATGCCGCTGCGCGAAGCCATTGTGCTGGCCGGCCGCACCCGCCTCAACCCGGTAATCCTGACGGCCACGGCCGCCACCCTGGGCCTGATTCCGCTGGCCATTGGTCTCAACATCGACTTCTACGAGCTGTTTGCCAGCGGCGACGCCCACTTCTTCATCGGCGGCGAGTCGGTGGTGTTCTGGGGCCCGCTGGCCTGGACCATCATCTTCGGGCTGGTGTTTGCTACCGGCATCACGCTGGTAGTAGTGCCCGTGATGTACCTGCTGAGCGAAAGCCTGAAGCTGCGCCTGAAAGGTACTCCTGAACCCGTAGCCGACGCCGAAGAGGTGAAGGCCGCCACCCCGCCCATTTTTGTAGAGCAGGAGGCATAGTCCGTAATCCAGACCGGCCGCAGCTAGTGCGGCCGGTCCAGAATTTCAACCACCGATAGTTTTTTGCCGGGCCGGTGCAACCATTCACCGGTGCTGCGGACTCCTCCGCCCGAACGGGCGCCCGCTGGAGTTGGCTGGCCAGGCTGCCGCAATTTTTTTCAGTACCCCACGTTTCCGTCGTTCCTATGATCACCTCAACGACCTCCGCCGCCAAGTCCATTCAGCAGCAGGTGCTGCGCATCATCAGCAAGCGCAAGGCCATCAAGGCCCGGCGCCTGCGTATCGGCAGCAACCTCAGCCGCGAGCTGGGCTTCGATACCGTCGACGTGGTCGACATCATCCTGGAGCTGGAGCGCAACTTCCACATCACCATTCCCGACGAAGTGCCCCTGGCCACCGTCGGCGACTTCGTGAGCTACGTGGCGTCACACGCCAAAGCCGCCTAGCCCTGCCATATTGCGCAATCAGGAGCCTGTCGTCCATTACGTAGGCGGCAGCCCGGATAGGCACAAAAAAGCCCTGCATCAGCTGATGCAGGGCTTTTTCTATGCATTTCGAAGCAGGTGCTTTTCTAGCGGACGTTGCCGCCGGCGTCGCCCCCGGCTGGCCGCGAGTCGGCGGATGGGCTTGCTTCACGGCTGCTGTCGGAGGTATGAGCAGGTTCGTCGGAATATGATGGGCCGGTTGTTGCCGGGCTGTGGCTGCTGGCGGTAGCAGACTGGGTGGACTGCAGAGCGGGGGCTTCCACCGGGGCGGTTTTGGGGGCGCCGGCCGAGGCTTTATCCTCAAACGGCCGCGACTCCTCTACTACCATCGGGCGGGTTTTCTCCCACTCGGCAAACCGGTCCATTTCTTCCTTGATTGTGGTGCTGAACCAGGCCACCAGCGCTACGTCGTCGAGCAGGCCCAGTACCGGGATGAAGTCCGGAATCAGGTCGATGGGGCTCAGGAAGTAGATGGTAACGGCTACGGCGCCGACCACGGTGCTGGTGGGCAGGCCGGTGTACTCGCCCGAGATGGACGCCCGGATCAGGCGCAGCAGGGTCTGGAGCGTTTCCCAAGCTTCGTGGGCAATGGTGCCGAGGTCGTTTTTCTCGCTGGCCTTGGTGTACGCGTCGTTCAGCAGCTGCTTCACGCGGGTTGGCTTCTTGATGTATTCTTCGGCCTTGCCAAGAAATTTCTTGAAGATGGGGGAGGAGGCAATATGCTCGCCTTTGGGGGTGGACTTATCCATCAGGAGGGAAGAGTAAGAAGTAGAAAAGGCTGGGTGGGCTGGTGGCTGGCCTCTGCACGGTCCGGCCACTGCCTGCCTATACTGTTTCAGCGCAAAATAGTTATCCGGCGCCGCACGCCCGCAAAAGAAAACGCCCGACTCCTTGCGGGGCCGGGCGTTTACAGATGCTGGTGCGCAAGGCTAGTTGGTAGCAACCCGGCCGGCGGCGTAGAAATTGCGGCTGTAGTAGGCTTGGTTGAGGGAGCTCACCATCACGCCGCCGTTGCAGGCCGAGTGGGCGAATTTGCCGTCCTTCAGGTAGATACCCACGTGGTAGATGGGCTGGCCCGGACCCCGGCGGAAGAATACTAGGTCGCCGGTTTCCATTTCGGTTTTGGCTACATGCTTCACGCTGCTGAACATGGAGCGGGAGCTGCGCTGCAGCGTGATGCCGTACACTTCCTTGAACACACGGGTAACGAAGCCCGAGCAGTCGGTGCCCTTCTTGGA is from Hymenobacter yonginensis and encodes:
- a CDS encoding efflux RND transporter periplasmic adaptor subunit, with the translated sequence MKSFTSAFLLTLGLLTACGGEKDPQAELAKLKKEQAANQAKIAELEAKSGAKAEGAAAQTTPVSVIKVAPESFKSYLELQGRVDFDQNANVSARAAGTLTSLRVQRGDRVSKGQTLATVDASILDASIAELRTRMDLARVVYEKQSRLWKQEIGTEIQYLQAKNNYQALQRNLATLNQQRALYTVVAPFSGTVDDVLPKLGETVAPGAPVVKLISSSGTGKILADVSEAYASRIKAGDQALVTIPDLGGEELPATVRVVSSTINPTSRTFTTELRLSGSKAGQLRPNMVANVRIQNYARQSATVLPVDLVQKDEQNSYVLVVSDKGGKKVAAKRIIQTGQTYNGKVEVTGGLQAGDQVISAGYQTLNEGQLVTL
- a CDS encoding efflux RND transporter permease subunit — encoded protein: MQDLEKEFGPTSWSINNKTSIYIITVLLCVAGIFAYIKLGKEKFPDIVIPRIIVATIYPGTSPADIENLVTRQLEKELKSVNGVKKINSTSNQDYCIVDIEFNSNVDVQYAKQLVKDAVDKAAPELPNDLPSPPTVKEINISEQPIMFVNLSGNLPAVQLKKYADDFQDKIEALPEITRVDIVGALDQQVNVDVDLNKLRASRLGFSDISNAIARENVTISGGSIDVGSQKRAVRVAGQYVRAEDIADIQVKNLNGAAVRLGDIATVQDGFKDRESYARLDGKPAITLNVVKRQGENLIDASDKIKALVAESEKTLPRELKVTITGDSSNDTRVTLHDLINTIVIGFLLVTAILLFFMGTTNAMFVGLSVPISMFLAFLIIPGFDFSLNMIVLFAFLLALGIVVDDAIVVIENTHRLLHEHPELSTEKAAKFAAGEVFVPVLAGTLTTVAPFVPLMFWPGIVGSFMYYLPVTLIITLMSSLVVAFIMNPVFAVSFMEREEHFEEDLHSKPKLTKGLKIAVGVLVVLGILFNVLALGATPEVGPDGETSGLIGHFVGNICLALAGFILLDKFVLVKMIAWFQTRALPKFQNGYASLVRWSINHPALVMISVVVLFLGSFVAIGMRGPKIDFFPKGDPKFIYTYLKMPVGTRVEITDSITKVLENRIYGVIGRQNPDVESVITNVAIGAGDPSDASSSSGTAMSNMGKVAVAFKELSDRTGPATGTYMDKIREVVKGIPGAEISVDQEASGPPQAKPIAIEVIGDDYPTLAKLSKKVTRYVDSLNIGGVEALRSNLEDRNPEIAVNIDRTRANREGISTGQIGLEVRTAIYGSEASKFKTSDDEYPVQVRYAKPYRNDVDAIINAPLTFRDATGAVRQVPISSIAQVTYGSTYGGIRRKDTKRVITISSNVLNGYTGPDVVANIRTALQSFPTPAGYTIKMGGAEEDQKETTDFLPLAGLGALALIFLILVTQFNSFSKPVIILSEVLFSIAGVFWGLAITGQNISIVMTGVGIIALAGIVVKNGILLVEFMDILRAQGMPLREAIVLAGRTRLNPVILTATAATLGLIPLAIGLNIDFYELFASGDAHFFIGGESVVFWGPLAWTIIFGLVFATGITLVVVPVMYLLSESLKLRLKGTPEPVADAEEVKAATPPIFVEQEA
- a CDS encoding C40 family peptidase → MALSFFFEQTPTAPSASAPVAAEASLFSGFSLDEEEKPAAAASDSAAYEYYGQALGLRLARTENTTLLRTVLDWIGTPYRYGADSKKGTDCSGFVTRVFKEVYGITLQRSSRSMFSSVKHVAKTEMETGDLVFFRRGPGQPIYHVGIYLKDGKFAHSACNGGVMVSSLNQAYYSRNFYAAGRVATN
- a CDS encoding acyl carrier protein; translated protein: MITSTTSAAKSIQQQVLRIISKRKAIKARRLRIGSNLSRELGFDTVDVVDIILELERNFHITIPDEVPLATVGDFVSYVASHAKAA
- a CDS encoding TolC family protein; amino-acid sequence: MKTNLRVLLLAAGPGLLAPAGAVLAQTAPAQQPALATSTATGLMPLSLQQAIDYAVKNKSSLLATRLNEQTARAKVGEIRSAGLPQVNVAANVADNFKLQKSLVDFGALGGGSSATTLTPADIAAAQSGRTVNLGTVSLPSEPVPPQAFAFGLQWAGNTSASVSQLLFDGAYLIGLKAAKVYEQLAQKQTQQAEIDVVEQVSKAYYSTLVARERLQLLSRNVQRLDTILYQTNETFKAGFAEKLDVQRLQVQRNNLVVEQQKASRLTELSVALLKFQMGLPQTQEVQLSDSLGAAVVDAGALRQRLGVASATTGGGVTGLGGVPTGTAPTSGNTDAQRQQDQQTALSGARTGQLAAAFNYNNRIEFSTLETQQALAGLDLANRRAGAYPRLLATAAYGFSGSAKNPGDLFAFRGPDSRSGNGFPNQNWFGFGNVGLSLQIPVFDGFRRKYQVQQARIQQQTIEKGFETLRQSIDLQDAQSRTTLINALDVLDNQKANLDLAADVARVSRIKFQEGVGSNLEVVTAETELRSAQTNYYAALYDVLVAKVDRDKATGELYSQARK